A section of the Lineus longissimus chromosome 1, tnLinLong1.2, whole genome shotgun sequence genome encodes:
- the LOC135489913 gene encoding protein transport protein Sec31A-like isoform X4, which produces MKVKEIERTANIAWSPADQHPIYVAAGTAAQQLDATFSTNAALEIYGMNLSEPGQKTNLVGKIDSDFRFHKLAWSSHGMNGDRVNGLLCGGTENGHLYVWDPFKIINNEEPVVFKTDKHTGSVGALDFNPFQANLLASGASDSEISIWDMNNPNNPMTPGSKSQETASAPADDVSCIAWNKQVQHILASTYTTRCVVWDLRKSEPIIKVSESMSRIKCKLVAWHPDVATQMCLSSEDDATPVIQLWDLRFATTYVKQFENHKKGIFSMAWCPKDPDLLLSCGKDNRILCWNPNSDVPKGEVIYELPTCHQWSFDVQWCPRNPAIISSCAFDGHISIYSLMGGEIPVEPINQITDSFGSMDPFEQAQAQQKMQQQQAEKEMVMPLKKPPRWFRRPVGACFGFGGRLVTFENTKPQPNQQPVPRQVHISQVVTETELLQRSQQLESVLQTGQFAEFCSMKVANSKDDLEESVWNFLKVNFEKEPRKRFLQLLGYDQTDLAQKVGDKTGTEVPAGEQGVDAAELAKRMQQLNTPPKTPVETDGAAAFDQIAGATEDEARSDSPFSISTSDDDIDGLINQAVLMGNLQVAVEMCIHDGRWAEAVILAIAGGPELLARTQKKYFKNNKDNTTRLISSVVTGEYSHVVETCDLENWKEALSVALTYAQADEFKQLCDTLGGRLERDAKLSVYSCLCYICSGNVEKLVQAWAKHKQNNNAPLALQDLVEKVMILRKAVEMTYGQPPEITSGALSNKLSHYAELLAAQGSIFTAMGYLGTSEEESLLVLRDRLYKALGQAAQGIQPPKCPFQVMNIQKQGIKPAAAPASAAQYGQPTSAYQAQANNTFQTSSTASTSYYNPAQQNQYTGYAGPSANQTTYSQANQPMGQQAPVASKAPSSTAQPRGGHTLAQKYPSYAGQAYGGVETYQQPSYFSPDFAQQTNYSQAGYSNNYSGDGYQNNPTQPGNIYNPAQSQVPDLPSERGGLMRKFTPPPLLRRKSSIYDDKEKLAGVLGSTSNQGRRRSLFHSESETEIKGGPVTPPVNVSNSAVPSFQDTRPERAWNDPPLVQGKEKKKSNIPSTTSYDAPAPITTPIFNPAAPAAPEQNPPGAPANFGTQMYNPQEYGQQQQQQQPQQQHPPLRIPEPAKPVEKAPIPEEHLVLQDIFDNLTKRCLASATNPQMKRKLDDVHKKLEALYDRLRDQVLSQNVILGLHQIVQCVQQFNYQQALYIHTDMVNKGNFSEISSFMPGIKVLMQLAMQLRV; this is translated from the exons ATGAAAGTGAAAGAGATAGAACGGACTGCCAACATAGCTTGGTCTCCTGCTGACCAGCATCCAATCTATGTAGCTGCAGGAACAGCAGCGCAGCAGCTGGATGCAACATTCAG CACCAATGCTGCTCTTGAGATCTATGGGATGAACCTGTCTGAACCTGGACAAAAGACAAACCTGGTTGGAAAGATTGACTCGGATTTCAG GTTTCACAAATTGGCATGGAGTTCTCATGGTATGAATGGAGACAGAGTTAACGGTCTGCTGTGTGGAGGGACAGAAAATGGCCACCTCTACGTCTGGGATCCATTCAAGATTATCAACAATGAGGAGCCTGTCGTGTTTAAAACTGACAAACACACTGGTTCGGTTGGAGCACtggattttaaccctttccag GCAAACCTGTTGGCCTCGGGTGCTAGTGATTCTGAGATCAGTATCTGGGACATGAACAATCCTAACAACCCAATGACCCCCGGATCAAAATCACAG GAGACTGCCAGCGCT CCTGCCGATGACGTATCATGTATCGCATGGAATAAACAAGTTCAGCATATCCTGGCATCGACATACACCACAAGATGTGTGGTGTGGGATCTGAGGAAAAGTGAGCCCATTATCAAAGTCAGCGAAAGTATGTCCAGG ATCAAATGTAAACTTGTCGCATGGCACCCAGATGTCGCCACCCAGATGTGTCTGTCATCAGAAGATGATGCCACGCCAGTTATTCAGTTATGGGATCTACGATTTGCCACAACCTATGTGAAACAGTTTGAGAATCATAAAAAGGGTATCTTCTCAATGGCATGGTGTCCCAAGGATCCTGACCTACTGCTCAGCTGTGGTAAAGATAACAGGATTCTCTGTTGGAACCCCAATTCTGATGTTCCTAAAGGAGAG GTTATCTATGAGCTCCCAACATGCCACCAGTGGAGTTTTGATGTCCAGTGGTGCCCAAGGAACCCAGCAATCATCTCGAGTTGTGCATTCGACGGCCATATCAGCATTTATTCGCTAATGGGCGGTGAGATCCCGGTCGAACCCATTAACCAGATCACAGACTCCTTTGGCTCTATGGATCCCTTTGAGCAAGCACAGGCCCAACAGAAaatgcagcagcagcaggctGAAAAGGAGATGGTCATGCCTCTGAAGAAACCACCCAGGTGGTTTAGGAGACCTGTGGGAGCATGCTTTGGG TTTGGTGGACGACTGGTCACGTTTGAGAACACGAAACCGCAACCCAACCAACAGCCTGTCCCGCGCCAGGTTCATAtcagtcaggttgtgactgaaACAGAGCTGCTGCAGAGATCACAGCAGTTAGAATCAGTTCTCCAAACTGGACAGTTTGCCGAGTTCTGCTCCATGAAGGTGGCCAATAGTAAGGACGACCTTGAAGAAAGCGTATGGAATTTCCTGAAG GTCAATTTTGAGAAGGAACCAAGGAAACGCTTCCTCCAATTGCTTGGTTATGACCAGACAGATCTCGCCCAGAAGGTTGGGGACAAGACAGGTACGGAGGTCCCCGCAGGGGAACAAGGTGTAGATGCTGCTGAACTGGCCAAGAGGATGCAACAGTTGAATACACCT CCTAAGACCCCTGTTGAGACTGATGGAGCTGCTGCCTTTGATCAGATTGCTGGCGCCACTGAAGATGAGGCAAGATCCGACTCGCCATTTTCTATATCTACCAGCGACGATG ATATTGATGGTCTTATCAATCAAGCTGTATTGATGGGCAACTTACAAGTGGCAGTAGAGATGTGCATTCATGATGGCCGATGGGCTGAGGCAGTCATTCTAGCCATTGCTGGTGGACCTGAACTCCTCGCAAGAAcgcagaaaaaatatttcaaaaataacaaagaCAATACAACCAGG TTGATATCCTCTGTGGTGACAGGAGAATATTCCCATGTAGTTGAAACTTGTGATCTAGAAAACTGGAAGGAGGCTCTTTCCGTTGCTCTCACGTATGCCCAGGCCGATGAATTCAAACAATTATGTG ATACCCTCGGTGGACGTTTAGAGAGAGATGCCAAACTGTCTGTGTATTCATGTCTGTGTTATATCTGCTCTGGCAATGTAGAGAAGTTAGTACAGGCCTGGGCCAAACATAAACAGAATAACAATGCACCTTTAGCTTTACAA GACTTAGTAGAAAAAGTGATGATTTTAAGAAAAGCTGTCGAGATGACGTATGGTCAACCTCCAGAAATAACAAGTGGTGCTCTCTCAAATAAGCTGAGTCATTATGCCGAGTTGCTCGCAGCTCAGGGAAGCATCTTTACAGCCATGGGATACCTAGGAACATCAGAAGAG GAGTCACTACTGGTCCTGAGGGATCGTTTGTACAAGGCCCTCGGCCAGGCAGCGCAAGGAATCCAGCCACCGAAATGTCCATTCCAAGTGATGAACATACAGAAGCAGGGGATCAAGCCTGCAGCTGCCCCGGCGTCGGCTGCACAATATGGGCAGCCAACTTCAGCCTACCAG GCCCAAGCCAATAACACATTTCAGACATCTTCGACGGCCTCGACGTCCTATTATAATCCTGCCCAACAGAACCAGTACACAGGTTACGCAGGGCCGTCTGCTAACCAAACCACGTACAGTCAGGCAAATCAGCCAATGGGACAGCAAGCACCAGTTGCTTCAAAGGCACCTTCGTCAACAGCCCAACCAAGAG GTGGTCATACCCTGGCCCAGAAATATCCTAGCTATGCAGGCCAAGCATATGGTGGTGTGGAGACCTATCAACAGCCCAGCTATTTCTCACCGGACTTCGCTCAGCAGACAAACTATTCACAGGCAGGATACAGCAACAATTACAG TGGTGATGGTTATCAGAATAATCCGACACAACCAGGGAATATCTATAATCCAGCTCAAAGTCAAGTACCTG ACCTCCCTAGCGAACGTGGGGGCCTCATGAGGAAATTCACGCCTCCTCCTCTCCTCCGTAGGAAGAGTAGTATCTATGATGATAAGGAGAAACTCGCAG GTGTGCTGGGTAGCACCAGCAACCAAGGCAGACGCCGGAGTCTATTTCACTCAGAATCAGAGACAGAAATTAAAG GTGGCCCTGTAACTCCTCCAGTCAATGTGTCCAACTCTGCGGTCCCCTCTTTCCAGGATACGAGGCCAGAGAGAGCTTGGAATGACCCACCGCTAGTACAAGGAAAGGAAAAG aaaaaatctaATATTCCCTCG ACAACTTCGTATGATGCCCCTGCACCCATTACAACACCAATCTTTAATCCTGCTGCCCCTGCCGCGCCCGAGCAGAATCCTCCTGGAGCGCCCGCTAACTTTGGTACCCAGATGTACAACCCACAGGAATATGGTcagcaacaacagcaacaacaaccacaacagcAACACCCACCTCTT AGGATCCCAGAACCTGCAAAGCCTGTGGAGAAAGCACCGATCCCAGAGGAACACTTGGTGTTACAGGACATCTTTGATAATCTAACAAAAAGATGTTTGGCATCTGCGACAAATCCA CAAATGAAGAGGAAGCTAGATGATGTACATAAGAAACTGGAGGCTCTCTACGACCGGTTACGGGACCAAGTG CTCTCGCAGAATGTCATTCTAGGACTTCACCAGATAGTACAGTGCGTTCAGCAATTCAACTACCAACAAGCTCTTTACATCCACACAGATATGGTGAACAAGGGTAACTTCTCCGAGATAAGCTCTTTTATGCCTGGAATTAAAGTTCTAATGCAACTGGCCATGCAGCTACGTGTCTAG
- the LOC135489913 gene encoding protein transport protein Sec31A-like isoform X6, producing MKVKEIERTANIAWSPADQHPIYVAAGTAAQQLDATFSTNAALEIYGMNLSEPGQKTNLVGKIDSDFRFHKLAWSSHGMNGDRVNGLLCGGTENGHLYVWDPFKIINNEEPVVFKTDKHTGSVGALDFNPFQANLLASGASDSEISIWDMNNPNNPMTPGSKSQETASAPADDVSCIAWNKQVQHILASTYTTRCVVWDLRKSEPIIKVSESMSRIKCKLVAWHPDVATQMCLSSEDDATPVIQLWDLRFATTYVKQFENHKKGIFSMAWCPKDPDLLLSCGKDNRILCWNPNSDVPKGEVIYELPTCHQWSFDVQWCPRNPAIISSCAFDGHISIYSLMGGEIPVEPINQITDSFGSMDPFEQAQAQQKMQQQQAEKEMVMPLKKPPRWFRRPVGACFGFGGRLVTFENTKPQPNQQPVPRQVHISQVVTETELLQRSQQLESVLQTGQFAEFCSMKVANSKDDLEESVWNFLKVNFEKEPRKRFLQLLGYDQTDLAQKVGDKTGTEVPAGEQGVDAAELAKRMQQLNTPVSEDGLANGQASPYVGSQPKTPVETDGAAAFDQIAGATEDEARSDSPFSISTSDDDIDGLINQAVLMGNLQVAVEMCIHDGRWAEAVILAIAGGPELLARTQKKYFKNNKDNTTRLISSVVTGEYSHVVETCDLENWKEALSVALTYAQADEFKQLCDTLGGRLERDAKLSVYSCLCYICSGNVEKLVQAWAKHKQNNNAPLALQDLVEKVMILRKAVEMTYGQPPEITSGALSNKLSHYAELLAAQGSIFTAMGYLGTSEEESLLVLRDRLYKALGQAAQGIQPPKCPFQVMNIQKQGIKPAAAPASAAQYGQPTSAYQAQANNTFQTSSTASTSYYNPAQQNQYTGYAGPSANQTTYSQANQPMGQQAPVASKAPSSTAQPRGGHTLAQKYPSYAGQAYGGVETYQQPSYFSPDFAQQTNYSQAGYSNNYSGDGYQNNPTQPGNIYNPAQSQVPGGPVTPPVNVSNSAVPSFQDTRPERAWNDPPLVQGKEKKKSNIPSTTSYDAPAPITTPIFNPAAPAAPEQNPPGAPANFGTQMYNPQEYGQQQQQQQPQQQHPPLRIPEPAKPVEKAPIPEEHLVLQDIFDNLTKRCLASATNPQMKRKLDDVHKKLEALYDRLRDQVLSQNVILGLHQIVQCVQQFNYQQALYIHTDMVNKGNFSEISSFMPGIKVLMQLAMQLRV from the exons ATGAAAGTGAAAGAGATAGAACGGACTGCCAACATAGCTTGGTCTCCTGCTGACCAGCATCCAATCTATGTAGCTGCAGGAACAGCAGCGCAGCAGCTGGATGCAACATTCAG CACCAATGCTGCTCTTGAGATCTATGGGATGAACCTGTCTGAACCTGGACAAAAGACAAACCTGGTTGGAAAGATTGACTCGGATTTCAG GTTTCACAAATTGGCATGGAGTTCTCATGGTATGAATGGAGACAGAGTTAACGGTCTGCTGTGTGGAGGGACAGAAAATGGCCACCTCTACGTCTGGGATCCATTCAAGATTATCAACAATGAGGAGCCTGTCGTGTTTAAAACTGACAAACACACTGGTTCGGTTGGAGCACtggattttaaccctttccag GCAAACCTGTTGGCCTCGGGTGCTAGTGATTCTGAGATCAGTATCTGGGACATGAACAATCCTAACAACCCAATGACCCCCGGATCAAAATCACAG GAGACTGCCAGCGCT CCTGCCGATGACGTATCATGTATCGCATGGAATAAACAAGTTCAGCATATCCTGGCATCGACATACACCACAAGATGTGTGGTGTGGGATCTGAGGAAAAGTGAGCCCATTATCAAAGTCAGCGAAAGTATGTCCAGG ATCAAATGTAAACTTGTCGCATGGCACCCAGATGTCGCCACCCAGATGTGTCTGTCATCAGAAGATGATGCCACGCCAGTTATTCAGTTATGGGATCTACGATTTGCCACAACCTATGTGAAACAGTTTGAGAATCATAAAAAGGGTATCTTCTCAATGGCATGGTGTCCCAAGGATCCTGACCTACTGCTCAGCTGTGGTAAAGATAACAGGATTCTCTGTTGGAACCCCAATTCTGATGTTCCTAAAGGAGAG GTTATCTATGAGCTCCCAACATGCCACCAGTGGAGTTTTGATGTCCAGTGGTGCCCAAGGAACCCAGCAATCATCTCGAGTTGTGCATTCGACGGCCATATCAGCATTTATTCGCTAATGGGCGGTGAGATCCCGGTCGAACCCATTAACCAGATCACAGACTCCTTTGGCTCTATGGATCCCTTTGAGCAAGCACAGGCCCAACAGAAaatgcagcagcagcaggctGAAAAGGAGATGGTCATGCCTCTGAAGAAACCACCCAGGTGGTTTAGGAGACCTGTGGGAGCATGCTTTGGG TTTGGTGGACGACTGGTCACGTTTGAGAACACGAAACCGCAACCCAACCAACAGCCTGTCCCGCGCCAGGTTCATAtcagtcaggttgtgactgaaACAGAGCTGCTGCAGAGATCACAGCAGTTAGAATCAGTTCTCCAAACTGGACAGTTTGCCGAGTTCTGCTCCATGAAGGTGGCCAATAGTAAGGACGACCTTGAAGAAAGCGTATGGAATTTCCTGAAG GTCAATTTTGAGAAGGAACCAAGGAAACGCTTCCTCCAATTGCTTGGTTATGACCAGACAGATCTCGCCCAGAAGGTTGGGGACAAGACAGGTACGGAGGTCCCCGCAGGGGAACAAGGTGTAGATGCTGCTGAACTGGCCAAGAGGATGCAACAGTTGAATACACCT GTCTCTGAGGATGGTCTAGCTAATGGACAAGCATCTCCTTATGTTGGCTCTCAG CCTAAGACCCCTGTTGAGACTGATGGAGCTGCTGCCTTTGATCAGATTGCTGGCGCCACTGAAGATGAGGCAAGATCCGACTCGCCATTTTCTATATCTACCAGCGACGATG ATATTGATGGTCTTATCAATCAAGCTGTATTGATGGGCAACTTACAAGTGGCAGTAGAGATGTGCATTCATGATGGCCGATGGGCTGAGGCAGTCATTCTAGCCATTGCTGGTGGACCTGAACTCCTCGCAAGAAcgcagaaaaaatatttcaaaaataacaaagaCAATACAACCAGG TTGATATCCTCTGTGGTGACAGGAGAATATTCCCATGTAGTTGAAACTTGTGATCTAGAAAACTGGAAGGAGGCTCTTTCCGTTGCTCTCACGTATGCCCAGGCCGATGAATTCAAACAATTATGTG ATACCCTCGGTGGACGTTTAGAGAGAGATGCCAAACTGTCTGTGTATTCATGTCTGTGTTATATCTGCTCTGGCAATGTAGAGAAGTTAGTACAGGCCTGGGCCAAACATAAACAGAATAACAATGCACCTTTAGCTTTACAA GACTTAGTAGAAAAAGTGATGATTTTAAGAAAAGCTGTCGAGATGACGTATGGTCAACCTCCAGAAATAACAAGTGGTGCTCTCTCAAATAAGCTGAGTCATTATGCCGAGTTGCTCGCAGCTCAGGGAAGCATCTTTACAGCCATGGGATACCTAGGAACATCAGAAGAG GAGTCACTACTGGTCCTGAGGGATCGTTTGTACAAGGCCCTCGGCCAGGCAGCGCAAGGAATCCAGCCACCGAAATGTCCATTCCAAGTGATGAACATACAGAAGCAGGGGATCAAGCCTGCAGCTGCCCCGGCGTCGGCTGCACAATATGGGCAGCCAACTTCAGCCTACCAG GCCCAAGCCAATAACACATTTCAGACATCTTCGACGGCCTCGACGTCCTATTATAATCCTGCCCAACAGAACCAGTACACAGGTTACGCAGGGCCGTCTGCTAACCAAACCACGTACAGTCAGGCAAATCAGCCAATGGGACAGCAAGCACCAGTTGCTTCAAAGGCACCTTCGTCAACAGCCCAACCAAGAG GTGGTCATACCCTGGCCCAGAAATATCCTAGCTATGCAGGCCAAGCATATGGTGGTGTGGAGACCTATCAACAGCCCAGCTATTTCTCACCGGACTTCGCTCAGCAGACAAACTATTCACAGGCAGGATACAGCAACAATTACAG TGGTGATGGTTATCAGAATAATCCGACACAACCAGGGAATATCTATAATCCAGCTCAAAGTCAAGTACCTG GTGGCCCTGTAACTCCTCCAGTCAATGTGTCCAACTCTGCGGTCCCCTCTTTCCAGGATACGAGGCCAGAGAGAGCTTGGAATGACCCACCGCTAGTACAAGGAAAGGAAAAG aaaaaatctaATATTCCCTCG ACAACTTCGTATGATGCCCCTGCACCCATTACAACACCAATCTTTAATCCTGCTGCCCCTGCCGCGCCCGAGCAGAATCCTCCTGGAGCGCCCGCTAACTTTGGTACCCAGATGTACAACCCACAGGAATATGGTcagcaacaacagcaacaacaaccacaacagcAACACCCACCTCTT AGGATCCCAGAACCTGCAAAGCCTGTGGAGAAAGCACCGATCCCAGAGGAACACTTGGTGTTACAGGACATCTTTGATAATCTAACAAAAAGATGTTTGGCATCTGCGACAAATCCA CAAATGAAGAGGAAGCTAGATGATGTACATAAGAAACTGGAGGCTCTCTACGACCGGTTACGGGACCAAGTG CTCTCGCAGAATGTCATTCTAGGACTTCACCAGATAGTACAGTGCGTTCAGCAATTCAACTACCAACAAGCTCTTTACATCCACACAGATATGGTGAACAAGGGTAACTTCTCCGAGATAAGCTCTTTTATGCCTGGAATTAAAGTTCTAATGCAACTGGCCATGCAGCTACGTGTCTAG
- the LOC135489913 gene encoding protein transport protein Sec31A-like isoform X5, protein MKVKEIERTANIAWSPADQHPIYVAAGTAAQQLDATFSTNAALEIYGMNLSEPGQKTNLVGKIDSDFRFHKLAWSSHGMNGDRVNGLLCGGTENGHLYVWDPFKIINNEEPVVFKTDKHTGSVGALDFNPFQANLLASGASDSEISIWDMNNPNNPMTPGSKSQETASAPADDVSCIAWNKQVQHILASTYTTRCVVWDLRKSEPIIKVSESMSRIKCKLVAWHPDVATQMCLSSEDDATPVIQLWDLRFATTYVKQFENHKKGIFSMAWCPKDPDLLLSCGKDNRILCWNPNSDVPKGEVIYELPTCHQWSFDVQWCPRNPAIISSCAFDGHISIYSLMGGEIPVEPINQITDSFGSMDPFEQAQAQQKMQQQQAEKEMVMPLKKPPRWFRRPVGACFGFGGRLVTFENTKPQPNQQPVPRQVHISQVVTETELLQRSQQLESVLQTGQFAEFCSMKVANSKDDLEESVWNFLKVNFEKEPRKRFLQLLGYDQTDLAQKVGDKTGTEVPAGEQGVDAAELAKRMQQLNTPVSEDGLANGQASPYVGSQPKTPVETDGAAAFDQIAGATEDEARSDSPFSISTSDDDIDGLINQAVLMGNLQVAVEMCIHDGRWAEAVILAIAGGPELLARTQKKYFKNNKDNTTRLISSVVTGEYSHVVETCDLENWKEALSVALTYAQADEFKQLCDTLGGRLERDAKLSVYSCLCYICSGNVEKLVQAWAKHKQNNNAPLALQDLVEKVMILRKAVEMTYGQPPEITSGALSNKLSHYAELLAAQGSIFTAMGYLGTSEEESLLVLRDRLYKALGQAAQGIQPPKCPFQVMNIQKQGIKPAAAPASAAQYGQPTSAYQAQANNTFQTSSTASTSYYNPAQQNQYTGYAGPSANQTTYSQANQPMGQQAPVASKAPSSTAQPRGGHTLAQKYPSYAGQAYGGVETYQQPSYFSPDFAQQTNYSQAGYSNNYSGDGYQNNPTQPGNIYNPAQSQVPGVLGSTSNQGRRRSLFHSESETEIKGGPVTPPVNVSNSAVPSFQDTRPERAWNDPPLVQGKEKKKSNIPSTTSYDAPAPITTPIFNPAAPAAPEQNPPGAPANFGTQMYNPQEYGQQQQQQQPQQQHPPLRIPEPAKPVEKAPIPEEHLVLQDIFDNLTKRCLASATNPQMKRKLDDVHKKLEALYDRLRDQVLSQNVILGLHQIVQCVQQFNYQQALYIHTDMVNKGNFSEISSFMPGIKVLMQLAMQLRV, encoded by the exons ATGAAAGTGAAAGAGATAGAACGGACTGCCAACATAGCTTGGTCTCCTGCTGACCAGCATCCAATCTATGTAGCTGCAGGAACAGCAGCGCAGCAGCTGGATGCAACATTCAG CACCAATGCTGCTCTTGAGATCTATGGGATGAACCTGTCTGAACCTGGACAAAAGACAAACCTGGTTGGAAAGATTGACTCGGATTTCAG GTTTCACAAATTGGCATGGAGTTCTCATGGTATGAATGGAGACAGAGTTAACGGTCTGCTGTGTGGAGGGACAGAAAATGGCCACCTCTACGTCTGGGATCCATTCAAGATTATCAACAATGAGGAGCCTGTCGTGTTTAAAACTGACAAACACACTGGTTCGGTTGGAGCACtggattttaaccctttccag GCAAACCTGTTGGCCTCGGGTGCTAGTGATTCTGAGATCAGTATCTGGGACATGAACAATCCTAACAACCCAATGACCCCCGGATCAAAATCACAG GAGACTGCCAGCGCT CCTGCCGATGACGTATCATGTATCGCATGGAATAAACAAGTTCAGCATATCCTGGCATCGACATACACCACAAGATGTGTGGTGTGGGATCTGAGGAAAAGTGAGCCCATTATCAAAGTCAGCGAAAGTATGTCCAGG ATCAAATGTAAACTTGTCGCATGGCACCCAGATGTCGCCACCCAGATGTGTCTGTCATCAGAAGATGATGCCACGCCAGTTATTCAGTTATGGGATCTACGATTTGCCACAACCTATGTGAAACAGTTTGAGAATCATAAAAAGGGTATCTTCTCAATGGCATGGTGTCCCAAGGATCCTGACCTACTGCTCAGCTGTGGTAAAGATAACAGGATTCTCTGTTGGAACCCCAATTCTGATGTTCCTAAAGGAGAG GTTATCTATGAGCTCCCAACATGCCACCAGTGGAGTTTTGATGTCCAGTGGTGCCCAAGGAACCCAGCAATCATCTCGAGTTGTGCATTCGACGGCCATATCAGCATTTATTCGCTAATGGGCGGTGAGATCCCGGTCGAACCCATTAACCAGATCACAGACTCCTTTGGCTCTATGGATCCCTTTGAGCAAGCACAGGCCCAACAGAAaatgcagcagcagcaggctGAAAAGGAGATGGTCATGCCTCTGAAGAAACCACCCAGGTGGTTTAGGAGACCTGTGGGAGCATGCTTTGGG TTTGGTGGACGACTGGTCACGTTTGAGAACACGAAACCGCAACCCAACCAACAGCCTGTCCCGCGCCAGGTTCATAtcagtcaggttgtgactgaaACAGAGCTGCTGCAGAGATCACAGCAGTTAGAATCAGTTCTCCAAACTGGACAGTTTGCCGAGTTCTGCTCCATGAAGGTGGCCAATAGTAAGGACGACCTTGAAGAAAGCGTATGGAATTTCCTGAAG GTCAATTTTGAGAAGGAACCAAGGAAACGCTTCCTCCAATTGCTTGGTTATGACCAGACAGATCTCGCCCAGAAGGTTGGGGACAAGACAGGTACGGAGGTCCCCGCAGGGGAACAAGGTGTAGATGCTGCTGAACTGGCCAAGAGGATGCAACAGTTGAATACACCT GTCTCTGAGGATGGTCTAGCTAATGGACAAGCATCTCCTTATGTTGGCTCTCAG CCTAAGACCCCTGTTGAGACTGATGGAGCTGCTGCCTTTGATCAGATTGCTGGCGCCACTGAAGATGAGGCAAGATCCGACTCGCCATTTTCTATATCTACCAGCGACGATG ATATTGATGGTCTTATCAATCAAGCTGTATTGATGGGCAACTTACAAGTGGCAGTAGAGATGTGCATTCATGATGGCCGATGGGCTGAGGCAGTCATTCTAGCCATTGCTGGTGGACCTGAACTCCTCGCAAGAAcgcagaaaaaatatttcaaaaataacaaagaCAATACAACCAGG TTGATATCCTCTGTGGTGACAGGAGAATATTCCCATGTAGTTGAAACTTGTGATCTAGAAAACTGGAAGGAGGCTCTTTCCGTTGCTCTCACGTATGCCCAGGCCGATGAATTCAAACAATTATGTG ATACCCTCGGTGGACGTTTAGAGAGAGATGCCAAACTGTCTGTGTATTCATGTCTGTGTTATATCTGCTCTGGCAATGTAGAGAAGTTAGTACAGGCCTGGGCCAAACATAAACAGAATAACAATGCACCTTTAGCTTTACAA GACTTAGTAGAAAAAGTGATGATTTTAAGAAAAGCTGTCGAGATGACGTATGGTCAACCTCCAGAAATAACAAGTGGTGCTCTCTCAAATAAGCTGAGTCATTATGCCGAGTTGCTCGCAGCTCAGGGAAGCATCTTTACAGCCATGGGATACCTAGGAACATCAGAAGAG GAGTCACTACTGGTCCTGAGGGATCGTTTGTACAAGGCCCTCGGCCAGGCAGCGCAAGGAATCCAGCCACCGAAATGTCCATTCCAAGTGATGAACATACAGAAGCAGGGGATCAAGCCTGCAGCTGCCCCGGCGTCGGCTGCACAATATGGGCAGCCAACTTCAGCCTACCAG GCCCAAGCCAATAACACATTTCAGACATCTTCGACGGCCTCGACGTCCTATTATAATCCTGCCCAACAGAACCAGTACACAGGTTACGCAGGGCCGTCTGCTAACCAAACCACGTACAGTCAGGCAAATCAGCCAATGGGACAGCAAGCACCAGTTGCTTCAAAGGCACCTTCGTCAACAGCCCAACCAAGAG GTGGTCATACCCTGGCCCAGAAATATCCTAGCTATGCAGGCCAAGCATATGGTGGTGTGGAGACCTATCAACAGCCCAGCTATTTCTCACCGGACTTCGCTCAGCAGACAAACTATTCACAGGCAGGATACAGCAACAATTACAG TGGTGATGGTTATCAGAATAATCCGACACAACCAGGGAATATCTATAATCCAGCTCAAAGTCAAGTACCTG GTGTGCTGGGTAGCACCAGCAACCAAGGCAGACGCCGGAGTCTATTTCACTCAGAATCAGAGACAGAAATTAAAG GTGGCCCTGTAACTCCTCCAGTCAATGTGTCCAACTCTGCGGTCCCCTCTTTCCAGGATACGAGGCCAGAGAGAGCTTGGAATGACCCACCGCTAGTACAAGGAAAGGAAAAG aaaaaatctaATATTCCCTCG ACAACTTCGTATGATGCCCCTGCACCCATTACAACACCAATCTTTAATCCTGCTGCCCCTGCCGCGCCCGAGCAGAATCCTCCTGGAGCGCCCGCTAACTTTGGTACCCAGATGTACAACCCACAGGAATATGGTcagcaacaacagcaacaacaaccacaacagcAACACCCACCTCTT AGGATCCCAGAACCTGCAAAGCCTGTGGAGAAAGCACCGATCCCAGAGGAACACTTGGTGTTACAGGACATCTTTGATAATCTAACAAAAAGATGTTTGGCATCTGCGACAAATCCA CAAATGAAGAGGAAGCTAGATGATGTACATAAGAAACTGGAGGCTCTCTACGACCGGTTACGGGACCAAGTG CTCTCGCAGAATGTCATTCTAGGACTTCACCAGATAGTACAGTGCGTTCAGCAATTCAACTACCAACAAGCTCTTTACATCCACACAGATATGGTGAACAAGGGTAACTTCTCCGAGATAAGCTCTTTTATGCCTGGAATTAAAGTTCTAATGCAACTGGCCATGCAGCTACGTGTCTAG